From the genome of Halorussus caseinilyticus, one region includes:
- a CDS encoding class I SAM-dependent methyltransferase: MSVREEFDDWAADGRDKGMEDRHWHTAKYVLARMPVEAGDTVLDLGTGSGYAARALRDTKDAGRAYGLDGSPEMARNATEYTDDGAGDGDVGFLVGDFDHLPFADDSVDHVFTMEAFYYANDPHETLREVARVLRPGGTFFCAVNYYEENVHSHSWQDNIDVEMTRWSAAEYREAFRDAGLYVAEQDNVPDRETEIPDESEFPTESWDSREAMVERYREFGTLLTVGVAP; encoded by the coding sequence ATGAGCGTACGCGAGGAGTTCGACGACTGGGCGGCCGACGGCCGCGACAAGGGGATGGAAGACCGCCACTGGCACACCGCCAAGTACGTGCTGGCCCGGATGCCGGTCGAGGCGGGCGACACCGTGCTGGACCTCGGCACCGGGAGCGGGTACGCCGCTCGCGCGCTCCGGGACACCAAGGACGCGGGCCGGGCCTACGGACTCGACGGGTCGCCGGAGATGGCGCGCAACGCCACGGAGTACACCGACGACGGCGCGGGCGACGGCGACGTTGGCTTCCTCGTGGGGGACTTCGACCACCTGCCGTTCGCCGACGACAGCGTGGACCACGTGTTCACGATGGAGGCGTTCTACTACGCCAACGACCCTCACGAGACCCTGCGCGAAGTCGCCCGCGTCCTGCGGCCCGGCGGCACCTTCTTCTGCGCGGTCAACTACTACGAGGAGAACGTCCACTCGCACTCGTGGCAGGACAACATCGACGTGGAGATGACTCGGTGGTCGGCCGCGGAGTACCGCGAGGCCTTCCGGGACGCCGGTCTCTACGTCGCCGAACAGGACAACGTGCCCGACCGAGAGACCGAGATTCCCGACGAAAGCGAGTTCCCGACCGAGAGTTGGGACTCGCGGGAGGCGATGGTCGAACGCTACCGGGAGTTCGGCACCTTACTGACGGTGGGCGTCGCACCCTAA
- a CDS encoding DUF2391 family protein — protein MVGPKKRFALADTAQQVVGGFLLAGPFVVTEEVWVLASHMELFQGVLTVLIVFLIGYGALYKADDDRDPDRESEVAGVPSRFISLMVVSFGSVAILALVFDAPETFLAETTYVGGEPTMETVAITLRAISVGAIFSVVGAATADSVF, from the coding sequence ATGGTCGGACCGAAGAAGCGCTTCGCGCTCGCTGACACCGCCCAGCAGGTGGTCGGCGGGTTCCTGCTCGCGGGACCGTTCGTCGTCACCGAGGAGGTGTGGGTGCTGGCGAGTCACATGGAACTCTTTCAGGGGGTGTTGACGGTTCTCATCGTCTTCCTCATCGGTTACGGGGCGCTCTACAAGGCTGACGACGACCGGGACCCCGACCGCGAGTCGGAGGTGGCCGGAGTCCCCTCGCGGTTCATCTCGCTGATGGTGGTCTCGTTCGGGTCCGTGGCGATTCTGGCGCTGGTGTTCGACGCACCGGAGACGTTCCTCGCGGAGACGACGTACGTCGGCGGCGAACCCACGATGGAGACCGTCGCCATCACGCTCCGGGCCATCAGCGTCGGGGCCATCTTCAGCGTGGTCGGGGCGGCCACCGCCGACAGCGTGTTCTGA
- a CDS encoding DUF1684 domain-containing protein, producing the protein MTDADDFDAAQWREQLQSHRAEKDDFFGDHPQSPIPPEERDDFAGLDYFDPDADYRVTATVEVHDRPDPVEMDVSAGRPQRYLRVATLHFELDGEAYELAGYRQQADDDGLFVPFRDKTTGQQSYENGRYMEFETEGELEDGDEITLDFNLAYSPFCAYSETFACPLPPEENWLETEILAGEKA; encoded by the coding sequence ATGACCGACGCCGACGACTTCGACGCCGCGCAGTGGCGCGAGCAACTCCAGTCCCACCGCGCAGAGAAGGACGACTTCTTCGGGGACCACCCCCAGTCGCCGATTCCGCCCGAGGAGCGCGACGACTTCGCGGGTCTCGACTACTTCGACCCCGACGCCGACTACCGCGTGACTGCGACCGTCGAGGTCCACGACCGGCCCGACCCCGTGGAGATGGACGTGAGCGCCGGACGACCACAGCGCTACCTCCGGGTCGCCACGCTCCACTTCGAACTCGACGGCGAGGCGTACGAACTCGCGGGCTACCGCCAGCAGGCCGACGACGACGGCCTGTTCGTCCCGTTCCGCGACAAGACGACCGGACAGCAGAGCTACGAGAACGGCCGGTACATGGAGTTCGAGACCGAGGGCGAACTGGAAGACGGCGACGAGATAACGCTGGACTTCAACCTCGCGTACTCGCCGTTCTGCGCCTACAGCGAGACGTTCGCCTGCCCGCTCCCGCCCGAGGAGAACTGGCTGGAGACCGAGATTCTCGCCGGGGAGAAGGCGTAG
- a CDS encoding peroxidase-related enzyme (This protein belongs to a clade of uncharacterized proteins related to peroxidases such as the alkylhydroperoxidase AhpD.), with product MSDDPETDDDRTSGDRTGDPPMTNFPVPDIEDLPEDLRERIEEETERAGFTPNVFRAFGYKPSHFRPFFQYHDALVEDTPLDREEVEMIVVTVSGVNDCLYCVVAHGALCRFYSERPKLADQLATNHRAADLSERRRAMLDFAVKLTEKPGRVTDDDLAALRDAGLSDEEIWDVGSVTAFFNLSNRMASMADMRPNDEFYDFAREME from the coding sequence ATGTCCGACGACCCCGAAACCGACGACGACCGGACGAGTGGCGACCGGACCGGCGACCCGCCGATGACGAACTTCCCGGTCCCTGACATCGAGGACCTGCCGGAAGACCTCCGCGAGCGAATCGAAGAAGAGACCGAGCGCGCGGGGTTCACGCCCAACGTCTTCCGCGCGTTCGGCTACAAGCCGAGTCACTTCCGGCCCTTTTTCCAGTACCACGACGCCCTCGTGGAGGACACGCCGCTCGACCGCGAGGAGGTCGAGATGATAGTCGTGACCGTCAGCGGCGTCAACGACTGCCTCTACTGCGTCGTCGCCCACGGCGCGCTCTGTCGGTTCTACAGCGAGCGCCCGAAACTCGCCGACCAACTCGCCACGAACCACCGCGCCGCCGACCTCTCGGAGCGACGCCGGGCGATGCTCGACTTCGCCGTGAAACTGACCGAGAAGCCGGGGCGCGTGACCGACGACGACTTGGCGGCGTTGCGTGACGCCGGTCTCTCCGACGAGGAAATCTGGGACGTGGGGAGCGTGACGGCCTTCTTCAACCTGAGCAACCGGATGGCCTCGATGGCGGACATGCGCCCGAACGACGAGTTTTACGACTTCGCTCGGGAGATGGAGTGA